In Streptococcus oralis, a single window of DNA contains:
- the plsY gene encoding glycerol-3-phosphate 1-O-acyltransferase PlsY, with protein sequence MMTFVLLILAYLLGSIPSGLWIGQIFFQTNLREHGSGNTGTTNTFRILGKKAGMATFVIDFFKGTLATLLPILFQLQGVSPLVFGLLAVIGHTFPIFAGFKGGKAVATSAGVIFGFAPVFCLYLAIVFFGSLYLGSMISLSSVTAAIAAVIGVLLFPLFGFILNNYDPLFILIILALASLIIIRHKDNITRIKNKTENLVPWGLNLTHQNPKK encoded by the coding sequence ATGATGACATTTGTATTATTAATTTTAGCTTATCTGCTAGGTTCGATTCCATCTGGTCTTTGGATTGGACAAATCTTCTTTCAAACAAATCTGCGTGAACATGGTTCTGGAAACACCGGAACAACCAATACTTTCCGAATTTTAGGTAAGAAAGCGGGTATGGCAACCTTTGTGATTGACTTCTTTAAAGGAACCTTGGCCACTCTCCTTCCAATCCTTTTCCAACTTCAAGGTGTATCACCTCTTGTATTTGGACTTTTGGCCGTAATTGGACATACCTTTCCTATCTTTGCAGGATTTAAAGGTGGTAAGGCTGTCGCAACCAGTGCTGGAGTGATTTTCGGATTTGCGCCTGTTTTCTGTCTCTATCTAGCAATCGTATTCTTTGGAAGCCTCTATCTAGGTAGTATGATTTCACTGTCTAGCGTTACTGCTGCTATTGCAGCCGTTATTGGAGTTCTCCTATTTCCACTATTTGGATTTATCCTGAACAACTATGACCCTCTCTTCATTTTGATTATCCTAGCACTTGCTAGCTTGATTATCATTCGTCACAAAGATAATATCACACGTATCAAAAATAAAACTGAAAATCTCGTTCCTTGGGGATTGAACCTAACCCATCAAAATCCAAAAAAATAA
- a CDS encoding BMP family lipoprotein, giving the protein MNKKQWLGLGLVAVAAVGLAACGNRSSRNAASSSSEMKTKAAIVTDTGGVDDKSFNQSAWEGLQDWGKEHNLSKDKGYTYFQSTSEADYANNLQQAAGSYNLIFGVGFALHNAVEEAAKDHSDLNYVLIDDVIEGQKNVASVRFADNEAAYLAGVAAAKTTKTKQVGFVGGIESEVISRFAAGFKAGVESVDPSIKVQVDYAGSFGDAAKGKTIAAAQYAAGADVVYQAAGGTGAGVFAEAKSLNENKNENEKVWVIGVDRDQAAEGKYTSKDGKESNFVLVSTLKQVGTTVKDIANKTENGEFPGGQVIVYSLKDKGVELAVTNLSEEGKKAVEDAKAKILDGSVKVPEK; this is encoded by the coding sequence ATGAACAAGAAACAATGGCTAGGCCTTGGTCTAGTTGCAGTAGCAGCAGTTGGACTTGCTGCATGTGGTAACCGCTCTTCTCGTAACGCCGCTTCATCTTCATCAGAAATGAAGACCAAAGCAGCAATCGTAACAGATACTGGTGGTGTTGATGATAAATCATTTAACCAATCAGCTTGGGAAGGTTTGCAAGACTGGGGTAAAGAACACAATCTTTCTAAAGATAAAGGTTACACTTACTTCCAATCAACAAGCGAAGCAGACTATGCTAACAACTTGCAACAAGCGGCTGGAAGTTACAACCTGATCTTCGGTGTTGGTTTTGCCCTTCACAATGCAGTTGAGGAAGCAGCAAAAGACCACTCTGACCTAAACTATGTCTTGATTGATGATGTGATTGAAGGTCAAAAGAATGTTGCGAGCGTAAGATTTGCGGATAACGAAGCAGCTTACCTTGCTGGTGTTGCAGCAGCGAAAACTACGAAAACAAAACAAGTTGGTTTTGTAGGTGGTATTGAATCTGAAGTTATTTCACGTTTTGCAGCTGGATTCAAAGCTGGTGTTGAATCAGTAGACCCATCTATCAAAGTCCAAGTTGACTATGCTGGTTCATTTGGTGATGCTGCTAAAGGTAAAACAATTGCAGCAGCTCAATATGCTGCCGGTGCAGACGTTGTCTACCAAGCAGCTGGTGGTACAGGTGCTGGTGTCTTTGCTGAAGCAAAATCATTGAACGAAAACAAAAATGAAAACGAAAAAGTTTGGGTTATCGGTGTAGACCGTGACCAAGCAGCAGAAGGTAAATACACTTCTAAAGATGGTAAAGAATCTAACTTCGTTCTTGTATCTACATTGAAACAAGTTGGTACAACTGTAAAAGATATTGCCAACAAAACAGAAAATGGTGAATTCCCTGGTGGACAAGTGATTGTTTACTCATTGAAAGATAAAGGGGTTGAGCTAGCAGTAACAAACCTTTCAGAAGAAGGTAAAAAAGCTGTTGAAGATGCAAAAGCTAAAATCCTTGACGGAAGCGTAAAAGTTCCTGAAAAATAA
- a CDS encoding cytidine deaminase: protein MATTELIELAIETSKKAYVPYSHFPIGAVLVAKDGSIYTGVNIENASYPLTNCGERTAIFKAVSEGQREFSELIVYGQTEKPISPCGACRQVMVEFFEQDLKVTLVAKDKSTVEMTVGELLPYSFTDLN, encoded by the coding sequence ATGGCAACTACTGAGTTGATTGAACTAGCAATTGAAACTAGCAAGAAAGCTTATGTGCCTTATTCTCACTTTCCTATCGGAGCTGTTTTAGTTGCCAAGGATGGTAGCATTTATACGGGTGTGAACATCGAGAATGCTAGTTATCCCTTGACTAATTGTGGAGAACGTACTGCTATTTTTAAAGCAGTTTCGGAGGGGCAACGGGAGTTTTCAGAATTGATTGTCTACGGACAAACTGAAAAACCTATCTCGCCATGTGGTGCTTGCCGCCAGGTCATGGTTGAATTTTTTGAACAAGATCTAAAAGTGACTTTAGTCGCTAAAGATAAATCGACGGTCGAGATGACGGTCGGGGAGTTACTTCCATACTCATTTACAGACTTAAATTAG
- a CDS encoding ABC transporter ATP-binding protein gives MAHENVIEMRDITKVFGEFVANDKINLQLRKGEIHALLGENGAGKSTLMNMLAGLLEPTSGEIVVNGQVVKLDSPSKAAGLGIGMVHQHFMLVEAFTVAENIILGSEITKNGVLDIAGATKEIKALSERYGLAVDPAAKVADISVGAQQRVEILKTLYRGADILIFDEPTAVLTPSEIDELMAIMKNLVKEGKSIILITHKLDEIRAVSNRVTVIRRGKSIQTVEIAGATNADLAEMMVGRSVSFKTEKQAPQPKEVVLSIKDLVVNENRGVPAVKNLSLDVRAGEIVGIAGIDGNGQSELIQAITGLRKIESGSVELKGESIVGMHPRQITELSVGHVPEDRHRDGLILEMMISENIALQTYYKEPLSKNGILNYANITSHAKKLMEEFDVRAASEFVPAAALSGGNQQKAIIAREIDRDPDLLIVSQPTRGLDVGAIEYIHKRLIEERDNGKAVLVVSFELDEILNVSDRIAVIHDGKIQGIVSPETTNKQELGVLMAGGNLGKEKSDV, from the coding sequence ATGGCACACGAAAATGTCATTGAGATGCGGGATATTACCAAGGTGTTTGGTGAATTTGTAGCAAACGACAAAATCAACTTGCAACTGCGAAAAGGTGAAATCCATGCACTTTTAGGAGAAAATGGAGCGGGTAAATCCACTCTGATGAATATGCTGGCAGGACTTCTTGAACCAACGAGTGGTGAAATTGTGGTGAATGGTCAGGTTGTAAAACTAGACTCACCATCTAAAGCCGCTGGTCTTGGAATTGGGATGGTTCATCAACATTTTATGTTGGTTGAAGCTTTTACAGTAGCTGAGAATATCATTTTAGGGAGTGAAATCACTAAAAATGGTGTTCTAGATATAGCTGGTGCTACTAAAGAAATCAAGGCTCTTTCTGAACGTTATGGTTTGGCAGTGGATCCAGCTGCTAAGGTGGCGGATATTTCCGTTGGTGCCCAACAACGTGTAGAGATCTTGAAAACACTCTATCGTGGTGCTGATATCCTTATCTTTGACGAACCTACAGCCGTATTGACTCCTTCAGAGATTGATGAGTTGATGGCAATCATGAAAAACCTTGTCAAAGAAGGGAAGTCCATTATTTTGATTACCCATAAACTGGATGAGATTCGTGCGGTATCGAATCGAGTGACGGTTATCCGTCGTGGGAAATCAATCCAGACAGTTGAAATCGCAGGGGCAACAAATGCGGACTTGGCAGAAATGATGGTTGGACGCTCAGTCTCCTTTAAAACGGAAAAACAAGCACCACAACCCAAAGAAGTGGTCTTGTCTATCAAAGACTTGGTTGTCAATGAAAACCGCGGTGTACCAGCTGTGAAGAATCTTTCTTTGGATGTTCGTGCTGGTGAAATTGTCGGTATTGCAGGTATTGATGGCAATGGTCAGTCTGAACTCATTCAAGCCATTACTGGTCTTCGTAAGATTGAGTCAGGTAGCGTTGAATTAAAAGGCGAATCAATCGTGGGAATGCATCCTCGACAAATTACAGAACTAAGCGTGGGGCACGTTCCTGAGGATCGTCACCGGGATGGCTTGATTTTGGAGATGATGATTTCAGAAAATATTGCTCTTCAAACCTACTACAAAGAACCACTCAGCAAGAATGGTATCTTGAACTATGCCAATATCACTTCACATGCCAAGAAATTGATGGAAGAATTTGATGTTCGTGCGGCAAGTGAATTTGTTCCAGCAGCAGCTCTTTCAGGAGGAAATCAACAAAAAGCGATTATCGCTCGTGAGATTGATCGTGATCCTGATCTCCTTATCGTCAGCCAGCCAACTCGTGGTTTGGATGTCGGTGCCATTGAATATATCCACAAACGTTTGATTGAAGAACGTGATAACGGGAAGGCTGTCCTTGTTGTCAGCTTTGAATTGGATGAGATTTTAAATGTCTCAGACCGAATTGCTGTTATTCACGATGGTAAGATTCAAGGTATTGTATCGCCAGAAACGACTAACAAACAAGAACTTGGTGTCTTGATGGCAGGTGGAAACTTGGGAAAGGAGAAGAGTGATGTCTAA
- a CDS encoding ABC transporter permease, with protein sequence MSKKLQQISVPLISVFLGILLGAIVMWIFGYDAIWGYEELFYTAFGSLRGIGEIFRAMGPLVLIGLGFAVASRAGFFNVGLPGQALAGWILSGWFALSNPDMPRLVLIPLTVIIALIAGGIVGAIPGILRAYLGTSEVIVTIMMNYIVLYVGNAFIHAFPKDIMQSTDSTIRVSANATYQTPWLSELTGNSRMNIGIFFAIIAVGVIWFLLKKTTLGFEIRAVGLNPHASEYAGISAKRTIILSMIISGALAGLGGAVEGLGTFQNVYVQGSSLAVGFNGMAVSLLAGNSPIGILFAAFLFGVLQVGAPGMNAAQVPSELVSIVTASIIFFVSVHYIIERFVKPKKQVKGGK encoded by the coding sequence ATGTCTAAAAAATTACAACAAATTTCGGTTCCCTTGATTTCCGTATTTTTAGGAATCTTGCTCGGAGCCATTGTCATGTGGATCTTCGGATATGATGCTATCTGGGGTTATGAGGAGTTGTTCTATACAGCTTTTGGTAGCCTCCGTGGAATTGGAGAAATTTTCCGTGCCATGGGTCCTCTTGTCTTGATAGGTCTTGGTTTCGCAGTTGCCAGTAGAGCAGGTTTCTTTAACGTTGGACTTCCTGGTCAAGCACTTGCAGGCTGGATTCTCAGTGGTTGGTTTGCCTTGTCAAATCCAGATATGCCTCGTCTCGTTTTGATTCCATTGACAGTGATCATTGCTTTGATCGCAGGTGGAATTGTTGGAGCAATTCCAGGTATTCTCAGAGCCTATCTCGGTACGTCAGAGGTCATTGTGACCATCATGATGAACTACATTGTATTGTATGTGGGAAATGCCTTTATTCATGCCTTTCCTAAAGATATTATGCAAAGTACAGATTCAACGATTCGTGTTAGTGCCAACGCTACATACCAGACACCATGGTTATCGGAGTTGACTGGAAATTCCCGTATGAATATCGGAATCTTCTTTGCAATCATTGCTGTTGGCGTGATTTGGTTCTTGCTCAAGAAAACGACTCTCGGTTTTGAAATTCGTGCAGTTGGTCTCAATCCCCATGCTTCAGAGTACGCTGGTATTTCAGCAAAACGTACAATCATTCTATCAATGATTATCTCTGGTGCTCTGGCTGGTCTTGGTGGAGCGGTCGAAGGTCTTGGTACCTTCCAAAACGTTTACGTTCAGGGATCATCATTAGCTGTCGGATTTAACGGGATGGCAGTTAGTTTGCTTGCTGGAAATTCACCAATTGGAATTCTCTTTGCAGCCTTCTTATTTGGAGTTTTGCAAGTAGGAGCACCGGGTATGAACGCAGCGCAAGTTCCGTCTGAGCTTGTTAGCATTGTAACAGCGTCTATTATCTTCTTTGTCAGCGTTCACTACATTATCGAACGCTTTGTCAAACCTAAAAAACAAGTTAAAGGAGGTAAGTAA
- the parE gene encoding DNA topoisomerase IV subunit B: MSKKEININNYNDDAIQVLEGLDAVRKRPGMYIGSTDGAGLHHLVWEIVDNAVDEALSGFGDRIDVTINKDGSLTVQDHGRGMPTGMHAMGIPTVEVIFTILHAGGKFGQGGYKTSGGLHGVGSSVVNALSSWLEVEITRDGTVYKQRFENGGKPVTTLKKIGTAPKSKTGTKVTFMPDASIFSTTDFKYNTISERLNESAFLLKNVTLSLTDKRTDEAIEFHYENGVQDFVSYLNEDKETLTPVLYFEGEDNGFQVEVALQYNDGFSDNILSFVNNVRTKDGGTHETGLKSAITKVMNDYARKTGLLKEKDKNLEGSDYREGLAAVLSILVPEEHLQFEGQTKDKLGSPLARPVVDGIVADKLTFFLMENGELASNLIRKAIKARDAREAARKARDESRNGKKNKKDKGLLSGKLTPAQSKNPAKNELYLVEGDSAGGSAKQGRDRKFQAILPLRGKVINTAKAKMADILKNEEINTMIYTIGAGVGADFSLKDANYDKIIIMTDADTDGAHIQTLLLTFFYRYMRPLVEAGHVYIALPPLYKMSKGKGKKEEVAYAWTDGELEELRKQFGKGATLQRYKGLGEMNADQLWETTMNPETRTLIRVTIEDLARAERRVNVLMGDKVEPRRKWIEDNVKFTLEEATVF; the protein is encoded by the coding sequence GTGTCAAAAAAGGAAATCAATATTAATAACTACAATGATGACGCCATTCAGGTGCTAGAAGGGTTGGATGCGGTCCGTAAACGTCCAGGGATGTATATTGGATCGACCGACGGAGCAGGTCTCCATCACTTAGTCTGGGAAATTGTGGACAATGCAGTCGATGAAGCCTTGTCTGGATTTGGTGATCGCATTGATGTGACCATCAATAAAGACGGCAGTCTAACGGTTCAAGACCATGGTCGAGGGATGCCGACTGGGATGCATGCCATGGGAATTCCAACCGTTGAGGTTATCTTTACCATTCTCCACGCTGGAGGGAAATTCGGTCAAGGGGGTTATAAGACATCTGGTGGTCTCCACGGAGTGGGATCTTCAGTCGTTAATGCCCTATCAAGTTGGCTAGAAGTGGAAATTACCCGTGATGGAACGGTTTATAAACAACGTTTTGAAAATGGTGGAAAACCCGTTACAACCTTGAAGAAAATTGGTACAGCACCCAAGTCTAAGACAGGTACCAAAGTCACTTTCATGCCGGATGCTAGTATCTTTTCTACGACAGATTTCAAGTACAATACCATTTCAGAGCGCCTTAATGAGTCAGCCTTTCTCTTAAAAAATGTGACCTTGTCTTTGACAGATAAGCGAACAGATGAAGCAATCGAATTCCATTATGAGAACGGGGTACAAGACTTTGTTTCTTACCTCAATGAAGACAAGGAAACCTTGACGCCAGTCCTATACTTTGAAGGCGAAGACAATGGTTTTCAAGTAGAAGTAGCCCTCCAATATAATGATGGATTTTCAGATAACATCTTGTCCTTTGTTAACAACGTTCGTACCAAGGACGGTGGAACGCATGAGACAGGACTCAAGTCTGCCATTACCAAAGTAATGAACGACTATGCGCGAAAAACTGGACTTCTCAAAGAAAAAGATAAAAACCTAGAAGGTTCCGATTACCGTGAAGGGTTAGCGGCAGTTCTTTCCATCCTTGTTCCTGAAGAACACCTCCAGTTTGAAGGTCAGACCAAGGATAAACTAGGGAGTCCTCTGGCTCGTCCAGTTGTAGATGGGATTGTGGCTGATAAGTTAACCTTCTTCCTCATGGAAAATGGGGAACTGGCTTCCAATCTGATTCGTAAAGCTATCAAGGCGCGTGATGCTCGTGAGGCGGCTCGCAAAGCGCGTGATGAGAGCCGAAATGGTAAGAAAAACAAGAAAGACAAGGGCTTGTTGTCTGGAAAATTGACCCCAGCCCAGTCTAAGAATCCTGCAAAAAATGAACTCTACCTGGTTGAGGGGGACTCTGCCGGTGGTTCTGCCAAGCAAGGCCGTGACCGTAAATTCCAAGCTATCCTACCTCTTCGTGGTAAGGTGATTAATACAGCCAAGGCCAAGATGGCAGATATTCTCAAAAATGAAGAAATCAACACTATGATTTATACCATTGGTGCGGGTGTCGGAGCAGACTTCTCCCTTAAAGATGCCAATTATGACAAGATCATTATCATGACCGATGCCGACACCGACGGTGCCCATATCCAAACTCTTCTTTTAACATTCTTCTACCGTTATATGCGTCCGCTAGTTGAGGCAGGACATGTCTATATCGCCCTTCCGCCTCTTTACAAGATGTCCAAAGGAAAAGGCAAGAAAGAAGAAGTGGCTTACGCATGGACGGACGGGGAGCTAGAAGAACTCCGCAAGCAGTTTGGTAAAGGTGCAACCCTCCAACGCTACAAGGGACTTGGTGAGATGAATGCGGACCAGCTCTGGGAAACAACCATGAACCCAGAAACGCGTACCCTCATCCGTGTCACCATCGAAGACCTAGCACGCGCCGAACGCCGCGTCAATGTCCTTATGGGAGACAAGGTCGAACCACGCCGTAAGTGGATTGAGGATAATGTCAAGTTTACGCTGGAAGAAGCGACTGTGTTTTAA
- the deoC gene encoding deoxyribose-phosphate aldolase gives MKLNKYIDHTLLKQDASQEQIDRLLSEAREYDFASVCVNPTWVAYSKAGLEGSDVKVCTVVGFPLGATTSAVKAFETKEAIQNGADEIDMVINVGALKSGNLDLVESDIRAVVEASGDKLVKVIIEACLLTDEEKVVACQLSQKAGADFVKTSTGFSTGGATLPDVKLMRQTVGPDMGVKAAGGARSYADALAFVEAGATRIGTSAGVAILKGELADGNY, from the coding sequence ATGAAATTAAATAAATACATTGATCATACGCTTTTAAAACAAGATGCAAGTCAAGAACAAATTGATCGTTTGCTATCTGAAGCGCGTGAGTATGATTTCGCCAGTGTCTGTGTTAACCCGACTTGGGTTGCTTATTCAAAGGCGGGGCTTGAAGGTTCAGATGTAAAGGTTTGTACAGTAGTTGGTTTTCCTTTGGGAGCAACAACTTCAGCTGTCAAAGCTTTTGAGACCAAGGAAGCCATCCAAAATGGAGCAGATGAGATTGATATGGTTATCAACGTCGGAGCTCTCAAATCAGGAAATCTTGATTTAGTTGAATCAGACATTCGTGCTGTTGTAGAAGCAAGTGGCGACAAGCTAGTGAAAGTTATTATTGAAGCTTGCTTATTGACTGACGAAGAAAAGGTTGTGGCCTGCCAACTCTCTCAAAAAGCGGGAGCAGACTTTGTTAAAACATCTACTGGTTTCTCAACTGGAGGAGCAACTCTGCCAGATGTCAAGTTAATGCGTCAAACAGTGGGACCTGATATGGGTGTTAAGGCTGCTGGTGGAGCGCGTTCTTACGCAGACGCTCTTGCCTTTGTGGAGGCAGGTGCTACCCGTATCGGAACATCTGCTGGTGTAGCAATCTTAAAAGGAGAATTGGCAGATGGCAACTACTGA
- a CDS encoding aminoglycoside 6-adenylyltransferase yields the protein MKNNSIKDMCRQHRSEAQMLRLILQTAKTLQVEAVAMSGSRTNPKAPKDEFQDYDVVYVVEDLDNLTSDLSWLDRFGKRLIEQYNVLGHRRLYLMLFEDGNRIDLTLCPKEHMQEWVDSEAGFTILEDPNGLFEPYSPSPQRYWTSPASPIDFEKACNEFWWVSAYVVKGICRKQLLYAIDHLYGICQQELLKVLAWQVASDRGRVDIGKNYKYLFNYLPAEKEKQFSNLLDLSSLEKITQSLFATMKLFHQEAQSFANKIGLDYDKAVAERMIEYAEERLSNH from the coding sequence ATGAAAAATAATTCTATAAAAGATATGTGCAGACAACATAGAAGTGAAGCGCAAATGCTGAGATTGATTTTACAAACAGCTAAAACTTTACAAGTTGAAGCTGTCGCCATGTCTGGTTCACGGACAAATCCAAAAGCTCCAAAAGATGAGTTTCAAGATTACGACGTGGTCTATGTTGTGGAGGATTTAGATAATCTGACGAGTGACCTTTCTTGGTTGGATCGGTTTGGCAAACGCTTGATTGAACAGTATAATGTACTGGGACACCGTCGCCTTTATCTCATGCTCTTTGAAGATGGCAATCGGATTGATTTGACCCTCTGCCCCAAAGAGCACATGCAAGAGTGGGTGGATAGTGAGGCAGGATTCACCATTTTAGAAGATCCTAATGGTTTGTTTGAACCTTATTCACCGAGTCCTCAACGTTACTGGACGAGCCCAGCTAGCCCGATTGATTTTGAAAAAGCCTGCAATGAATTTTGGTGGGTGTCAGCCTACGTAGTCAAAGGAATCTGTCGTAAACAACTACTCTATGCCATTGATCATCTTTATGGTATTTGTCAACAAGAACTCTTGAAGGTCTTAGCTTGGCAGGTAGCCAGTGATAGGGGAAGAGTCGATATCGGCAAGAACTATAAGTATCTCTTTAACTATTTACCTGCTGAGAAAGAGAAGCAATTCTCAAATCTGCTTGATTTATCCAGTTTAGAAAAAATCACTCAGTCTTTATTTGCAACAATGAAACTTTTCCACCAAGAGGCTCAATCTTTTGCTAACAAGATAGGCCTTGACTATGATAAGGCAGTGGCGGAGAGGATGATTGAGTATGCTGAGGAGAGACTTTCGAATCACTAA
- a CDS encoding YkvA family protein, whose translation MSENLSEEQVKEALESGYAQSEALLNDKDELDNFLYHLEQKIKEIPNVGEQLSMVPVMISLVKNYVQGKYTTVPYGTILAILSALIYLLSQIDLIPDFLPGIGYLDDIAVVGFCITMVKADIDSYDVWRQAQGLI comes from the coding sequence ATGTCTGAAAATCTTAGTGAAGAGCAAGTAAAGGAAGCTCTCGAAAGTGGCTATGCCCAGTCTGAGGCATTATTAAATGATAAGGACGAATTAGATAATTTTTTGTATCATTTAGAGCAAAAAATTAAGGAAATACCAAATGTTGGTGAACAATTATCGATGGTTCCAGTTATGATTTCCTTAGTGAAGAATTATGTTCAAGGTAAATATACGACTGTTCCTTATGGAACTATTTTGGCTATTTTAAGTGCATTAATTTATCTTTTATCTCAGATAGATTTGATTCCAGATTTCTTACCAGGTATAGGCTACTTGGATGATATCGCAGTAGTTGGATTTTGTATAACAATGGTTAAAGCGGATATCGATTCTTATGATGTATGGCGTCAAGCTCAAGGGTTAATTTAA
- a CDS encoding ABC transporter permease, translating into MSITTLLTLLVSSMLIYSAPLIFTSIGGVFSERGGVVNVGLEGIMVMGAFSGVVFNLEFAEQLGAATPWISLLVAGIVGAIFSLIHAVATVHFRADHVVSGTVLNLMAPALAVFLVKVLYNKGQTDNLSQTFGRFDFPVLADIPVIGDIFFKSTSLLGYIAIAFSFLAWFILFKTRFGLRLRSVGEHPQAADTLGINVYKMRYLGVVISGFLGGIGGAIYAQSISVNFSVTTIVGPGFIALAAMIFGKWNPIGAMLSSLFFGLSQSLAVIGSQLPFLQGVPAVYLQIAPYVLTILVLAAFFGKAVAPKADGINYIKSK; encoded by the coding sequence ATGTCTATTACAACATTACTCACCCTCTTGGTCTCTTCTATGCTGATTTACTCAGCACCACTTATTTTTACGAGTATTGGAGGAGTCTTCTCTGAACGTGGTGGTGTCGTTAACGTCGGTCTTGAAGGAATTATGGTTATGGGAGCCTTTTCTGGGGTTGTCTTTAACCTTGAGTTTGCAGAACAACTTGGAGCAGCTACTCCTTGGATTTCCTTGTTAGTTGCTGGTATCGTGGGAGCTATTTTCTCTCTCATCCATGCAGTCGCTACAGTTCATTTCCGTGCGGACCATGTTGTCAGTGGTACAGTATTGAACTTGATGGCTCCTGCCCTAGCGGTTTTCTTGGTTAAAGTTCTTTATAACAAAGGACAAACGGATAACTTAAGCCAAACTTTTGGACGTTTTGATTTCCCAGTTTTGGCTGATATCCCAGTGATTGGAGATATCTTCTTCAAGTCAACCAGTCTACTAGGTTATATCGCGATTGCCTTCTCTTTCCTTGCTTGGTTTATCCTCTTCAAGACCCGCTTTGGTCTTCGCCTTCGCTCTGTTGGTGAACACCCTCAGGCAGCGGATACCTTGGGGATCAATGTCTACAAAATGCGATATCTTGGGGTTGTTATTTCAGGTTTCCTTGGTGGAATTGGGGGAGCGATTTATGCTCAATCAATCTCAGTTAACTTCTCAGTGACAACTATTGTCGGTCCTGGATTTATCGCCCTTGCTGCAATGATCTTTGGTAAATGGAACCCAATCGGTGCTATGCTTTCTAGTCTTTTCTTTGGACTTTCACAAAGTTTGGCTGTTATCGGTTCTCAATTGCCTTTCTTACAAGGAGTACCAGCGGTTTACCTTCAAATCGCGCCTTATGTCTTGACCATTCTTGTCTTGGCAGCCTTCTTTGGAAAAGCAGTTGCACCTAAGGCAGACGGTATCAACTACATCAAGTCAAAATAA